From Chryseotalea sp. WA131a:
CTAGATTTGAATAAATGATTAAGTATAGCTCGTTGACTTGGTCGCCCCTAGAAAATTGGGTCAAATAAGAAAGGTAAATGGAGAGATTCAGAAAAAGCAAATCTGCTATAATGAATAGAAGCCTAATCAGTTGTGGCATCTTGGCAGTCTTGAATTTTCACAAGGTTAATTAGAATTTTTGAATTCCCAATGAAAAAATACTTTTCGTTGACAAGGCATTGGATACAATTAACTGATGTACCAAAGCAAAAAAAATAACCCCCTGATAACGGCTCAAAAAAACTTCTGTTACTCCATACACGATGAATGGGAAAAGCAAGAGAATGCCTAGCATGTTTTGATTCTTTACTGATAAATAAATAGGTCGGAGCAAAATAATAAGAAGCCCTATCAGTCCTATAATTCCATTTGAAAGGTATGATTGAATAAACTGATTATGGGAATTAAAATTTGCCATTGCAAAATTAGTCAAATTGTGAGTTCGGTAGTAGTCGTTAAGGACTAGGCTATAGTCACCAGTGCCCACACCCAACAAAGGATTTGAATTGGCAAGAATTGCGGATTCCCAAAGGCTCATTCTTTCCCAGTAGTCATTTTGGTTGCTGATTGAGCGGAACTGATCGCCACCTTGGAATACAATCGTTAGCCCTACCATGCAAACCAACAATATCGTTACTAGAGAAACTGAAACAGATTCTCTCTTTGATTTTTTCTCCAAAGTGTATTTGGAAATAAAAAATGAGAATATAAGTAACATGCTAATGAAAACTGTTTGCCCTCCTGTGAGCATCAAAATTAAAAAAAAGAAAATCACCAATCCGATCATCCAAATCGTATAGCGTTTAGGCAATTCATAATACAAAAGATAAAGCCCGTAGGTGATAGCAAAGATTAGGTAATAGGCGAAATAAGTGGGATCGAGATCAATTGACCGCGTAAGTGCACCATAGAAAAACGCTTGAAGGTCACCTGTATGAGTATAAGAAACCACGGCACTTGCCAGACATATAAAGCTGGCCGCCAACAACCCTACTGCAAAAAAGTAAAAAACTTGATCGAGCCTCTGCTTTGAAAAATTAGGCAGGCAGGTGATGGCAATGGGTAGGCCAATTAAACTTAAGTTGGTTTCTAGTTGCCTTACACCTAGATCAATATCAGACGAGTAGATTAGGCCACCTGCAAGAATCAAAAAGAACAGCAGCAGATCCCATGATTGATACAAAAAACTTGAAAAGGGAAAATTCTTGATGCTCAAAAAGATGCTCAATAATGCCATAACTAACAATAACCGCGAACTGACCAATTGGGAAAGAGGGATTGTAAAACAAAAGGTATAAAATGGATATTTATAAAATCGGTTTCTCATAGGTGAATTTCTAAAAAAAAACTTTTTTGTAATTTAATAACTGATGTTACGCAAAATTGAGTTTGAGTTGAGTTCCAGCTTTTAGTTTTTTGAGTTCAGTTAGGGCTTTTTCCATAGCCTTTGTGTACAGGATTGCTTTCATGGCAAAATGGTTAAGTTTTTTGTTGACCTTCATTTTCTCCAGTTTGATAAAAGCGATCAGGCAGGTGAAGACATGGTTTGCCTGTGTGCGCACTGTGTGTGCTGGAGAACCGCACAATGCCACATTTGATTTTAAACTTTTGTGATACTCTTCCTCTTTCCATCGTTTTTCATAGATCGTGATTATCTGCTGAAAGGTTTGTGTCAAATCGCTGCAGACCAGATACAGGGATGCCGTGCTGTTGTCTTCGTTTACGTAGACCTCCTTGATCAAATGCACGGGGAAGGTAACCCCCTCCAGGTAGACTTGTTGGCGCATGCCCGGTCCCAAGCTGAGTGATTCGACTCCTACATAACAGCCCCTGTTTTTATCGGGCAAGGTCAGGGCAACCTTGCGGTTGTTCTTGACGGGCATGACAAAATCCTTGTCCAGCCCTCCTTTGACAAACACCATGTTCTCTGCCGAGGCGTACCACACATCGTTGACCACCCATTTGAATTTCACTTGGTTGTCGGCCACATGCCGTAAGATATCCCGGTACATTTCGTTCTTGGTCCGTTCGCTCACCCTTTTCTCCCTCCCGGTCTTTTCATCTTTGGCCCAGGCCGTTTTGCGCACCAGGTCCATCCCGATGGGCAGGCTCACCCCTTTGCTGTAGTACAGGGCACTCAGGATATTCATCCCCTTTACGCTGCGCCCCTTGCTGTGGTCGTAATGCCAGGTGACCAGCTCGTTCTCATCGCTATATTCTTTCTCTGCCACCGAATCATCCATGGCAATGATCGCATCCCCTTGTTCAACTTCCCGCACGGTGCGCTTCACATATTCCCAGAGTTGCTTGCCCGTGAAATCCTCCCCAGAAAGAAAACGTGTGAACTTGTCGTGGCTGATGCTATCTTTCAGCGCTCGCGATAATTCGGTGTGTGTGACCTTCCCAAACGAACTGATCTGGTAATCGGTCAGAATATCCAAGATGTGTTTGTCCATGGCTCAAGTTACTATTTTCCACCAACTCTCAGTAGCTTCGTGCGTAACATCAGTTAATAAAAAAACAAATTTATGTAGCAAAAAAGGGGACTTTAGTAACCAGTCTTGCAGGCAGTTCCTTATTTCATTTAAGCTGTTCTTGAATAGAACACTAACTTGCAGAAAAATATTGTAAAGCCGCACATTTGGAGGGCTAATCTTTTACGTTATGTGTAACTTCACCCAAATTTAAAACTGCATGAATTTAAAGCCCGCCAGATATCTAATAAACTTATCACTATTTGCTGCCTTTATAAGTTTTTCCACTTCGTGTGCATATTTATGGCTTCGAATCGGTCTTAACGATCAAAGCAATTATATAGTCAGGGTACTTGGGTTTAGCCTATTGATTATTTTCTTTCCTTCTACACAAGATATTGTTCTAGCCTATATTGGGCGTTCAAGAAAAACAAATGCGATAATAATAATTACGACAGTTTTAATTCTTGCTACCCTTCTAGGTTTTTTTGGAATGGAACTTCCCCAGTTCTTTTTTTACATAGGTTACATTCTACTAATTTGTCATTTGTATCTGCTCTTAACAAGTTATAAAAATAAAAGAACAATAATCTATTTTGCCTTTACCGCTCTTTTATCTCTCTGGGTTATTGGTGTTTGTTGGTCTAAGCAGACCCTAAATCCAACATTTTTAGAAAGTGCTGCCGCGGGAATCTTAGGCTGGGCAGGCTGGAATGGCACCGATACATTATACCACATTGCCTTATCTCAAATGCTAAAAACATACCATATTCCTTCAACAGGAATAGATGGCCTTCCCTTTACATATTATCATTTTGGAAGCCATTTTATTTTCGCAAGTCTATCTTCCTTAATTGATGTACCTGTATTGGAATTATACAATATGGGCTATCCAATTCTTATAATTCCCGTTTTTTTTCAATTAACATTTCTTGCAATCAAAGGAATCAAGGACGTTGTTAGCCATTCAAATTCTTCACCAATAGGACTAATATCATTTTTTGTATTTATTTTCTA
This genomic window contains:
- a CDS encoding O-antigen ligase family protein, with the protein product MRNRFYKYPFYTFCFTIPLSQLVSSRLLLVMALLSIFLSIKNFPFSSFLYQSWDLLLFFLILAGGLIYSSDIDLGVRQLETNLSLIGLPIAITCLPNFSKQRLDQVFYFFAVGLLAASFICLASAVVSYTHTGDLQAFFYGALTRSIDLDPTYFAYYLIFAITYGLYLLYYELPKRYTIWMIGLVIFFFLILMLTGGQTVFISMLLIFSFFISKYTLEKKSKRESVSVSLVTILLVCMVGLTIVFQGGDQFRSISNQNDYWERMSLWESAILANSNPLLGVGTGDYSLVLNDYYRTHNLTNFAMANFNSHNQFIQSYLSNGIIGLIGLLIILLRPIYLSVKNQNMLGILLLFPFIVYGVTEVFLSRYQGVIFFALVHQLIVSNALSTKSIFSLGIQKF
- a CDS encoding transposase, with the translated sequence MDKHILDILTDYQISSFGKVTHTELSRALKDSISHDKFTRFLSGEDFTGKQLWEYVKRTVREVEQGDAIIAMDDSVAEKEYSDENELVTWHYDHSKGRSVKGMNILSALYYSKGVSLPIGMDLVRKTAWAKDEKTGREKRVSERTKNEMYRDILRHVADNQVKFKWVVNDVWYASAENMVFVKGGLDKDFVMPVKNNRKVALTLPDKNRGCYVGVESLSLGPGMRQQVYLEGVTFPVHLIKEVYVNEDNSTASLYLVCSDLTQTFQQIITIYEKRWKEEEYHKSLKSNVALCGSPAHTVRTQANHVFTCLIAFIKLEKMKVNKKLNHFAMKAILYTKAMEKALTELKKLKAGTQLKLNFA